Proteins encoded in a region of the Hippocampus zosterae strain Florida chromosome 11, ASM2543408v3, whole genome shotgun sequence genome:
- the golga4 gene encoding golgin subfamily A member 4 isoform X4, translating to MFKKLKQKINEEQSPQKNAQTPQQAQMVSGDRRNSQTRPFQHDGVPSASDRESASKEPTGSPRGSINGDGSVSPHREEPQSFAQKLQLKVPSMESIIRSGASRAEHLFRSPSKENLVRSSSRESLAHLGENEASGAPTYDPPSDIESEAEEAPGNTESLSKDQLLHRLVRVETSLGKYRGKYSELVTAYRTVQRDKEKTQAILSQCQDKALRRIGELREELQMDQQAKKHLQDEFDAALEEKDQMITVLQTQVTLLKKRVKGMTDGALDAEGEPTISTDAADSKSTSLSKDQEGEPEIPEEEGISDPAKLLEALQKRVKRQENLLHKCKEMIRMHKERSVHISSENETLQEQLQERLQELERMKELHTTEKSKLINQLRDVKNQNEQLEQDKGMVIAETKRQMHETLEMKEEEVAQLRSRLHLANAQNEDLQDQKEKAEKSAFEELERAMASAHKAEEARKQLQVQMEEQMREAEQINEEERKSLQQELTRVKQEVVTIMKKSLEEKVANMEKSHSEALAAKEEDISDRISKAVEQCKEEFAQLTKEKEHQVSLALEDAELQKTALISEGENRVKEIQQELEVAKTRIMELESSLEKMSQDGAVLSHEQSDLLDKMKDNHKEQMSALEEEHQAQLEKHKDTLSQQHKAALEELKEKQRMELETLLKEKDLQIRLHTEEMNQKLDAKQAEHEALSVELSEILKSKQLLELKLVEVQDAHCLAVQDQVVKHSEEMENIKQKHEQSLGGMEKTLMEEVNALKVILREKDKEIEELIQGEKTLKEKLHCDLEELGVRAKQLEDLQQSLSHLQMENSKLKEAQEESNKLSNDLVQSKTALTDLRYQLEVGKKDSQHKELLLQELEQQLQQSKKELAEQEKLHGEDLDTKKEEQKNLMKQLEDERDAQEKKLNDTITELQDKLKTQETKMDKFKQKAKEMQDHFKKKIQQKEESMKMALAKKDEELQQKEQQVQEKILEMAQKNSEGLNDTMAELQANHLGEVEKLRDIHKHEILELERHWQEQLKQQEEELVEKHSTVLQENIQELQECSLKLNRSKDDHEQLLTAMKNQKEELAIQETTVQKLKEELHDAGVKLEDLSTRDTLLREQLESVERNLSQALNERDTLKDRLNITEEESRAKLKTLSDNLVDVKKQLQAFESSRLKECEDLQNKSAEDAIQREAQFQQQFLLMSTQMQHYCEDVQSKMVDGTSELCQKVELRVSGLKERLLCSQKNVVHLKNILSSKVERVCTLEENLRQKSEENNKLCISLEQATAQVNAHMEQIKALTTENEKNSLSVSEKALKTEELSEFNRVISMSLKENELQVTNLEGIISDLKQQLEGKEEAILKLKQQHEEERQKALAEMEETVRRLTQEREATSGQASALNASLSESDNTVASLKSRLDELDRLVSEKDEALQRLTVSFDNQSVSKSEMDQVLSEKEQRVSGLTAELESSNRRLCELQEQFDLKIKECEQLTVDLKQQHSIRENEKKELVEKLQKNGHLEQELVEKLHHLEKDYQKCKSQLKTQEDEFERLKDEMMKSKEECVKETEERLTTESNRKVSELKKKAEQKIGQIKKQLTSQLDEKDELLKSLEASHEEFKKNETSSKECIDTLETKNKKLEEDLVKLKEEQASQLERTQADERRTMEKSLEELRSMYEEKLSALQRDSLHQTELKQAEALEMESRLKEAEKQKEELLEAISTLKEEMTQKLVQCDEHQAASVQAQTSVEPDRKIERSSLQQTKSMLENEMENHLANPEEDSLESLKSKLNHMKNEKEKIHKDFTRLQKDIRLMRKEHDQELEYAKKQLLEESEQKLKLELEDIEMKHNSAIKQLMREFNTQMAVKEKEIDTAVTETIGKAQIVEAELLSSHREETIQLQKAIAQKEDELNRTVQKYEQVIQSREEEMGTRVWQVQKELEELQARSHDTSEMSPEKLQAQLAEKTTLLSEARLKEQGFVERIHSLEDKIKCFHRNTVVTHLGSMYKDAALNKPEPLSEATEMEYLKKVLFEYMMGRETKTMAKVITSMLKFPPDQAQKVLDKEESKAMHWLSV from the exons AGTGCCTCTAAAGAGCCAACCGGATCTCCCAGAGGAAGTATCAATGGGGATGGAAGCGTGTCTCCTCAT AGAGAAGAACCACAGTCCTTTGCCCAAAAACTACAGCTCAAAGTCCCCTCAATGGAGTCCATCATTCGAAGTGGCGCCAGTCGGGCTGAACACCTCTTCCGCTCTCCCTCGAAAGAAAACCTGGTTCGGAGCTCATCACGCGAGTCCTTGGCACATTTGGGAGAAAACGAAGCCTCTGGTGCCCCTACATATGACCCGCCTTCAGACATTGAGAGTGAGGCTGAAGAGGCGCCAGGGAACACAGAGTCTCTCTCCAAAGATCAACTGCTGCATCGTTTGGTCAGAGTGGAGACGAGTCTGGGGAAGTATCGTGGAAAGTACTCAGAG CTGGTTACTGCATATCGTACAGTGCAACGagataaagaaaaaacacaG GCCATCCTCAGCCAGTGTCAAGACAAGGCCCTCCGCAGAATAGGAGAACTACGAGAG GAGTTACAAATGGACCAGCAGGCAAAGAAACACCTTCAGGACGAATTTGATGCCGCACTGGAGGAGAAAGACCAGATGATTACTGTCTTGCAAACTCAG GTTACTCTGCTGAAGAAACGAGTTAAGGGAATGACTGACGGTGCTTTGGACGCAGAGGGTGAGCCGACCATTTCTACAGATGCTGCAGATTCCAAATCCACCAGCCTATCAAAGGACCAGGAAGGAGAACCTGAAATACCTGAGG AAGAGGGCATCAGCGATCCAGCTAAACTTTTGGAAGCGCTGCAGAAGCGAGTGAAGAGGCAAGAGAACCTCCTGCATAAGTGCAAAGAGATGATACGGATGCACAAGGAGCGCAGCGTCCACATTAGTAGTGAGAATGAAACTCTGCAAGAGCAGCTGCAGGAGAGACTCCAAGAACTGGAAAGGATGAAG GAACTGCACACGACTGAGAAGTCCAAGTTGATCAATCAGTTGCGCGATGTCAAGAACCAAAATGAACAGCTGGAGCAGGACAAG GGTATGGTGATTGCTGAAACAAAGCGGCAGATGCACGAAACTCTGGAAATGAAAGAAGAGGAGGTCGCGCAGCTCCGGTCCAGGCTCCACCTGGCTAATGCCCAGAATGAAGATCTGCAGGACCAGAAGGAAAAGGCTGAAAAATCCG CATTTGAAGAGCTTGAAAGGGCAATGGCTTCAGCGCATAAGGCTGAGGAAGCACGAAAGCAGCTGCAGGTTCAGATGGAGGAGCAGATGAGGGAAGCAGAACAAATCAATGAAGAAGAGAGGAAGAGTCTGCAGCAGGAGCTAACACGGGTCAAACAGGAGGTTGTCACAATCATGAAG AAATCTTTGGAAGAAAAGGTGGCCAACATGGAAAAATCCCATAGTGAAGCCCTGGCTGCCAAGGAAGAGGACATAAGTGACAGAATCAGCAAGGCAGTG GAGCAGTGTAAAGAGGAGTTTGCTCAGCTAACCAAGGAAAAAGAGCATCAGGTCTCTCTTGCTCTGGAGGATGCAGAGTTACAGAAGACAGCTCTTATTTCGGAGGGCGAGAATAGAGTTAAAGAGATTCAACAAGAGCTGGAAGTAGCAAAAACT AGAATAATGGAGTTGGAGAGCTCCTTGGAGAAGATGTCCCAAGATGGAGCAGTGCTGTCCCATGAACAATCCGATCTACTGGACAAGATGAAGGACAACCACAAAGAGCAAATGTCTGCATTAGAGGAAGAGCACCAGGCACAGCTGGAAAAGCACAAGGACACTCTATCCCAGCAGCACAAAGCTGCTCTGGAAGAGCTCAAGGAAAAACAGAGGATGGAGTTGGAGACACTTCTGAAAGAGAAAGACCTGCAGATTCGTCTGCACACCGAGGAGATGAATCAGAAATTGGATGCAAAGCAAGCAGAGCATGAAGCACTTTCAGTTGAACTTTCTGAAATTTTGAAGAGTAAACAACTTTTGGAACTGAAGTTGGTTGAAGTCCAAGATGCACATTGTTTAGCTGTGCAGGATCAGGTGGTCAAGCACAGTGAAGAAATGGAAAATATTAAGCAGAAGCATGAACAGTCACTTGGAGGAATGGAGAAAACCCTGATGGAGGAAGTTAATGCATTGAAAGTTATTTTAAGAGAGAAGGACAAGGAAATTGAAGAGCTAATTCAAGGAGAGAAAACGCTAAAAGAAAAATTACACTGCGATCTGGAAGAGCTGGGTGTCAGAGCAAAGCAACTGGAGGATTTGCAGCAATCCTTATCACATCTCCAGATGGAAAATTCAAAGCTGAAAGAAGCTCAAGAAGAATCAAATAAACTCTCAAACGATCTCGTTCAGTCTAAGACCGCCTTGACAGATTTGCGATATCAGCTTGAAGTAGGGAAAAAGGACTCTCAACACAAAGAGTTATTACTTCAAGAATTAGAGCAGCAATTACAGCAGAGCAAAAAGGAACTCGCAGAGCAGGAAAAGTTGCACGGAGAAGATCTCGACACTAAAAAGGAAGAGCAAAAGAACCTCATGAAACAGTTGGAGGATGAAAGAGATGCTCAAGAGAAGAAGCTGAATGACACTATAACAGAGCTGCAAGATAAATTGAAAACGCAGGAAACAAAAATGGACAAGTTCAAACAGAAGGCCAAAGAAATGCAAGAtcactttaagaaaaaaattcagCAAAAAGAAGAATCCATGAAGATGGCACTTGCAAAGAAAGATGAGGAGCTCCAACAAAAAGAGCAACAGGTCCAAGAGAAAATTTTAGAGATGGCTCAGAAAAATTCAGAAGGCTTAAACGATACAATGGCAGAGCTGCAAGCTAACCATTTGGGGGAAGTGGAGAAATTACGTGATATCCATAAACACGAAATCTTGGAGCTGGAGCGCCATTGGCAGGAGCAGTTAAAACAGCAGGAGGAGGAATTAGTGGAAAAACACTCAACCGTACTTCAGGAAAACATACAAGAGCTGCAAGAATGTTCTTTAAAACTTAACAGGAGCAAAGATGATCATGAGCAGCTACTAACTGCAATGAAGAACCAAAAGGAGGAGCTTGCGATTCAAGAAACAACTGTGCAAAAGCTTAAAGAAGAACTTCATGATGCAGGGGTTAAACTTGAAGATTTGTCAACAAGAGACACTTTACTGAGAGAACAACTAGAATCAGTAGAGAGGAACCTCAGCCAGGCTTTGAATGAGCGAGACACCCTTAAGGACAGGCTCAACATAACAGAGGAAGAGAGCAGAGCGAAATTAAAGACTTTGTCAGACAATTTGGTGGATGTGAAGAAGCAGCTTCAAGCCTTTGAAAGTTCGAGACTGAAGGAATGTGAGGACTTGCAGAATAAATCTGCAGAAGATGCCATTCAGAGAGAAGCCCAGTTCCAACAGCAGTTCCTTTTGATGAGCACCCAAATGCAGCATTACTGCGAGGACGTCCAGAGCAAAATGGTGGACGGCACCTCCGAACTTTGTCAGAAAGTTGAACTTAGAGTCTCTGGTTTAAAAGAGAGACTTCTGTGTAGCCAGAAAAATGTTGTGCACCTTAAAAATATTCTTTCGAGCAAAGTCGAGAGAGTTTGCACTTTAGAGGAGAATTTGCGCCAGAAGAGCGAGGAGAATAACAAACTATGCATTTCATTAGAACAGGCGACTGCTCAGGTAAATGCTCACATGGAGCAAATCAAAGCCTTAACGACGGAGAATGAGAAAAATTCTCTTTCAGTAAGCGAAAAAGCTCTGAAGACGGAGGAGCTGAGTGAATTCAACAGAGTCATATCGATGAGTCTGAAGGAAAATGAGTTGCAAGTGACTAACTTGGAAGGCATCATCAGTGACTTGAAACAGCAACTCGAAGGTAAGGAGGAAGCCATACTTAAGCTGAAGCAGCAGCATGAAGAGGAGAGACAAAAGGCATTAGCCGAAATGGAAGAGACCGTTCGGAGGTTAACGCAGGAGCGAGAGGCCACTTCTGGCCAAGCAAGTGCTCTTAATGCAAGTCTGTCTGAGAGTGACAACACTGTAGCATCTCTGAAGAGCAGGCTCGATGAGCTGGACCGCCTTGTCTCTGAGAAGGACGAGGCGTTGCAAAGGCTCACTGTGAGTTTTGACAATCAGTCCGTCAGCAAATCTGAGATGGACCAAGTTTTGAGCGAGAAGGAGCAGAGGGTGAGCGGTCTGACTGCAGAACTCGAGAGCTCCAACCGTCGGCTCTGTGAGCTCCAGGAGCAGTTCGACTTAAAGATAAAAGAGTGCGAACAACTCACAGTCGACCTCAAGCAGCAGCACAGCATCAGGGAAAACGAGAAGAAAGAATTGGTTGAAAAGCTGCAAAAGAATGGCCACTTAGAACAAGAGCTGGTGGAAAAACTGCACCACCTCGAGAAGGACTACCAAAAGTGCAAGAGCCAACTCAAGACTCAGGAAGATGAATTCGAAAGGCTGAAAGATGAGATGATGAAAAGCAAAGAGGAGTGCGTGAAAGAAACCGAGGAGAGGTTGACAACAGAGAGCAATCGTAAAGTTTCGGAGCTAAAGAAGAAAGCGGAACAGAAAATCGGACAAATTAAGAAGCAGCTCACTTCACAGCTCGATGAAAAAGATGAGCTTCTCAAGAGTCTTGAGGCGAGCCACGAGGAATTCAAGAAAAATGAGACCTCCAGTAAAGAATGCATCGACACATTAGAgacgaaaaacaaaaagctcGAGGAAGATCTTGTCAAGCTCAAAGAAGAGCAGGCGAGCCAACTGGAACGGACTCAGGCTGATGAGAGGCGGACAATGGAGAAGTCTTTAGAGGAACTGAGGAGCATGTATGAAGAGAAGCTGTCCGCACTACAGCGAGATTCACTCCATCAAACGGAGCTCAAACAAGCGGAAGCTCTTGAAATGGAATCTAGGCTGAAAGAGGCAGAGAAGCAGAAAGAAGAGCTACTTGAAGCAATTAGCACGCTGAAAGAAGAAATGACACAGAAGCTTGTTCAGTGTGATGAACATCAAGCTGCCTCGGTGCAGGCCCAGACGTCAGTTGAACCCGACAGGAAGATTGAGCGGAGTAGCCTCCAACAAACCAAGAGCATGTTGGAAAATGAGATGGAAAACCACTTAGCCAACCCGGAGGAGGATTCTCTCGAGTCTCTCAAAAGCAAACTAAATCACATGAAGAATGAGAAGGAGAAAATTCACAAAGATTTCACCCGGTTGCAGAAAGACATCAGATTAATGAGGAAGGAGCACGATCAGGAACTTGAATATGCAAAGAAACAGTTGTTGGAGGAGAGCGAACAGAAGCTAAA ATTGGAGTTAGAAGACATTGAAATGAAGCACAACTCAGCGATCAAGCAGTTAATGAGGGAGTTCAATACACAAATGGCCGTAAAAGAGAAGGAGATAGACACAGCAGTGACAGAAACCATTG GCAAGGCCCAGATTGTGGAGGCGGAGCTTCTCAGTAGCCATCGAGAGGAAACCATCCAGCTGCAGAAGGCCATTGCCCAGAAGGAGGATGAATTGAACAGAACTGTTCAGAAATATGAGCAGGTCATCCAG AGTCGAGAGGAGGAGATGGGCACTCGAGTGTGGCAGGTCCAGAAAGAACTGGAGGAGCTACAAGCTAGGAGCCACGACACCTCCGAG ATGAGCCCCGAGAAACTACAG GCGCAGCTTGCCGAGAAGACGACTTTGTTGAGTGAAGCTCGACTGAAGGAGCAGGGCTTTGTTGAGAGG attcactCGCTTGAGGACAAGATTAAATGTTTCCACCGGAACACAGTCGTAACTCATCTGGGGAGCATGTACAAAG ATGCTGCACTCAACAAACCTGAGCCGCTCTCAGAAGCTACTGAGATGGAGTACCTGAAGAAGGTGCTGTTTGAGTACATGATGGGACGAGAAACAAAA ACGATGGCCAAAGTGATAACATCCATGCTGAAGTTTCCTCCAGACCAGGCTCAAAAGGTTTTGGACAAAGAGGAATCCAAAGCAATG CATTGGTTGAGCGTCTGA